The Felis catus isolate Fca126 chromosome C2, F.catus_Fca126_mat1.0, whole genome shotgun sequence genomic sequence ctacTTGCTAGCAATTTCAATGCTTTCAGATAGGAAAAACAGctaagtgaaaatatatgaaaggagTTCTCCTTTATGTTATTCAGATATGGACAGATTTCTCATAATTATCTTGGGACTGAGTCTCAAGATGTTACTATCTTAACCCTGTGCTTCAATTTGTATCTTGGCATGTTAGGATAATTTACTGTCTCAAATGGAGAAATACAAGATATTATATTCCACAGCGTTATGTAAAGCCaactgaataaaatgaaaatagaaagatCCCCATCTTATTTAACATTGTGGCTACCTTATACTATACATTTACATAAAGCCAGTGTATATTTAAGCTAAACATGTTCCACTCAATCACGGCCTATCTTACCCAAGTTTAAAAGTAAGCTTTTCTTCCTAATGTAGTTAATAGCCTGTAGCTAATAATCAGCAGCCTGGAAGACCAGCTTCTGCTTAAGCAGAGCTCCAAGTCATGGCTGTATAAAATCTGTCTTGTGTTTCAGGGTTCATTCTACTGGGTATTTGCCTCCCCTTGAAACTACTTCTTACTCTATAACAAAATCTTTACAAATAGTTACTTTACAAAATAGTTACTTCGTAGATCTCATGACTAGAAGAGAGTTATGTAAAGTACTAAATTTTTCACTGACAGGAACATGATGATTAAGAGAATGAGTTTGTTCTACCAATTGTTTGTTATGTTGTCATTGTAGAGAAGTTTATTAAACTTCACTAcgtcagttttcttatctatgaaatgggagataATAACTGTACCTACctcggggcgcctaggtagctcagtccactaagcatctgactcttgattttggctcaagtcatgatctcacagtttgtgagattcaagccctacatcaagcCTGCACTGGGCATAGAACCTGCTTAgtattccctctctccctctccttctgcccctcccttgctcgtgcacctgtgcacacatgtgtgtaggttctctccttctccttctctctctctctctctctctctctctctctctctctctcaaacaaaaacaaaactgcttttgtatgacctccccctccccctcattaTTTATAGTATAAAGTAAACCAAACTATGACTCGATGAACTTATAGTTTAATATGAATGAAATATACTTGGACATTAAGATCAAACCAACAGctgaacataataaaaacaactgTGCAAGTAGAGTAAATATATGGTGGCTAGATCAATAAATTGGCAAATATTAATTCTCAGGAAAGCCTGGggaaatttttctctctttgttatTATCAAGAAGGCTACATATAATTTATGAGACTTCCAGCTCTGCTTAACAAGTAATGCTATTTCCCATTCAAAATATAGACTGCCATCTATGTTCTAGGAGTAGGAGAGACGTGTGACCTAGTCTATGTCCAGTAACCTAGAGGTGGTCCCTAGCACTCCCTAGCACTGTGAGAACTCACAATGCGACCTTAAGATGTAAAGGAACAGGAAAGACTCTGATTGGAGGCCATGCATGAATTAATGAAGGTAGATGATTTATTGgaattcttttttgtaatgtttattcatttttgagacagagagagaaagagacacagcatgagctagggaggggcagggagagagagggagacacagaatccgaagcaggctccgggctctgagcgtcagcacagagcccaatgtggggctcaaacccaggaaccgcaaacctcgagatcatttacctgagccgaagtcagacgctcaactgactgaaccacccaggcaccccgatttatTGAAATTCTAATTGAAAgtggcaaggaaaataaaacaaaaaggaaaagaaactcaaTTGTGATTGGttacatttgttttccattttctttgttcgATAAATACAACTATCAGAAGATTagttttctaaatttaataaTGGGATGATTTCTTAGAAACTGCAATCAAATTTATATGactcattttgattttttccttagCACTAACTACCATTTTATTGAGCCTAATTTAAATGCTACAATGTGATTCTTAGAGGATTCAGCTGAATTATCAAATAATTCAGCCACTAATATTAAGCTGGTCCACTTACCAACAGAATTcacttttattatgaaaacacACATAACTATCTCCAAATAGTTTCTCTTATTCAATATTCTATTCAAAATGTAATTTCAGAATTGCCTCTTGAAGAGACTCTTATGTCAAAACTGTTTATCAGGCAAATTTAAGTGggaagttatttttgtttataatacaGAAAATGTCATCGCTATTAAATCAACTCCTATAACACTAAATAAGCAGTAGATAAATTCACATAACactcaataataaattaattaattaaacactaaataaataaataattaaccaatcaagaaatatttatttttttaattgaatatttggTACAAGTTTTATGatgagagaatgggggggggatTAGGAGGAAGGTAGAAACTAATTAATCTACTGTGTTTCTAATATGTCTAATTGGCTTGGAGTAAGCATTTCACCTGTGACCATTAACTGCCTAAAGATATTTCCAGGGAAATTAGCTAAAAACTGTGAGGTCCACTGATCTTGAAAGCACATATCAAGGATTTTCATGATAATCCTGATGGTGCAGATGACCATGCCATTAAGCCTCAGGCCCTGCGATCCAGTATTTGGTTTAGAAAATATGGTCGGTCATATGACATAACTCTCACCACAGGCTGGAAAGAGTGGAAATGATGTGGGGGAAGGAAATAATAGCCCTAGAGCAGGAGGTCTAAGCCGTACTGTAAAAAGTCAGCAATAAAAATAGCCAGAAACAGCAGAAGAAAAGCTAGAGTAAGatcatttatttggaaaattccaagaaataatttaagaatgtgagaaagagagatgcTGAGAAAGTTGTACAACAGAAATGTCAGAGCTGCTCTCAACCAAGAAGTCATTGATGCTGTAGCAGCAAAAGGCTTAGACAAACAGCTGAGTAACAGCCCTGTTGGGTTCTCCCCAAACCCCTAACTCCCTGggccaacagcagcagcaacaccggggaacttgttagaaatgcaagtttGAGGGCCCCACCCCAGTGTTACTGTATCTCTAACTCCAAAGGGTGGGACCCGATAacttgtgttttatatatatattttttttcaacgtttatttatttttgggacagagagagacagagcatgaacgggggaggggcagagagagagggagacacagaatcggaaacaggctccaggctctgagccatcaacccagagcccgacgcagggctcgaactcacggaccgcgagatcgtgacctggctgaagtcggacgcctaaccgactgcgccacccaggcgccccgataactTGTGTTTTAACAGTCCTACTGATGGTTCTGAGGCAAGCTAAATTGGAAAACCACAGgtttagaatttcttttctgttttttaacatttcattttatcttttgagagacagagagagatggagtgcgaactgaggaggggcagacagagagggagacacagaatccaaagcaagctccaggctgagctgtcagcccagagccctacttggtgctcaaacccatgaaccgtgagatcatgacctgagctgaagtcagacacgtaaccgactgagccacccaggcgctccagcagtttaggatttctttttcttaaaattttttttaatgttggggcacctgggcagctcagtcggttgggcatctgacttcagctcaggtaatgatctcatggtctgtgagttcgagccccttgtcaggctctgtgctgacagctcagagcctggagcctgcttctgattctgtgtctccctctttctgaccctcccccactcacactctgtttctctctctctctctctctctctctctctctctctctctctctctctctcaaaaaaaataaataaacattaacactttttttatcgtttatttttttgagagagacagaacatgagcatgggagaggcagagagagaagacacaggatTCGCAACAGGCTACAAgctctgagatatcagcacagacctcgatcagggctcaaactcaccaactgtgagatcatgacctgagctgaagtcagatgcttaaccaactgagccacccaggcgccccatccaatgGTTTAGAATTTCTAGGGAAACTTTagcttccattctttttctggtGCTATCCTAGTTACCCTTTAAAAGGGGTAAGTGTTGATATAAATAACGTAGATTTATAGCTTCTCAATTATACACAGGACAACTACTCATTTTCTGGGAAACAGgtattcaaatttcttttttttaatgtttatttatatattttgagaaagagagagagacagtacaagtgggggaggggcagagagagggagagagagaatcgcaagcaggctctgtgctgtgaacaCGAGGAGCCTGATACCAggttccatcccatgaaccatgagatcatgacctgagctgaactcaagtgttagatacttaaccgactgagccactcaaattTAACCCTCAAGTTTCTTGTGCCCCTCAATTTGCTTAGGAGCAAGCCATCAGCACCTGCCTTCAATgattatcagaaaataaaaattaaatttactacTGATAACCAAACACAAGTAAAATACTAGATGTGCTTACCTCAAAGttttattatacacacacacaacacttgATACAATAATATTAAGTAAAGTATTTGTTTTATCAGTTCCAACAAATAAGATATAACcactctaaatttttttaatgtttatttatttttgagagggagaaagagggagagcataagtgggggaggggcagagagagagacagacacacagaatctgaagcaggcttcaggctcccagctgtctgcacagagccccacacagagctcaaacacacgaactgtgagatcatgacctgagccaaagactgatgcttaaccgactgagccacccaggcgccccaagacataatcactttaaagtaaaaataatttaaggacTATGGAGGTACAATAATAGTTACAACCAAGAATAAAGCTTCAGatttccatcttctctctgtcttttcctaaGATACAGGTGGCTGCTatagaattattaaaaaagagagaagggctgatgcaaaaaaaaaagaaaaaatactatcATATAAAAAAGATTAATCCTATTTCATTACACTCTAATTGCTCTTATTTGGCTTACAATTAAACAATAGCATggattaaagcaaaaattataagcCCTGTGTGGAGTGTCCTCTTTCAGACGTAAGGTCATAGGGTCCTTACAATGGTGACTTGTAAAGAAGAATAATTTCCATTTCAGAGTGAGTGCCATTATGAGCTCTCCTTGCTGGCAAGTTCACCTTGTTAAGTGAGTTATTTTGTCATGTATGTCATTGTAATAATGGTCAGTGTTTTATGGCTGTTTCACTCCCactaattttatttcatctttttaaaccaAATTCACTACTTATGTCCACAAAGACTACTAAACACTCTGacattttcctcatttcataAAATGATCATAGAATGCTAGGGatgtactaaaaatattttatttttatttatttccctttttataataCTTATATCCTGACATGAAATACTTAGAAGTTCCTTTAGACTCCATGAGTTCAATGATAATGTTCTCAATGTAACTTTAAATTAAGTACAAAATTGTTTATGATTTTGAATATTGCCTGTAAtatgatattttcttatattggGTTATATAatgcataaatatgtattaatgaCATGTGCTATTTAACTTTTACTGCatagatgaagagaaaaacataGCTCGGattaatatagtttttaaatgcaATTCTACGATGGTAGAGATTTTACCGAGTAATAGGTTAGTTTACTCATAAAGATTGTTTTATGTGAGctgtattttcagaaatgttttgaaagttattgtttgttactgttttcgttggaattttttaattaaatgaaaagaaaaagaaaatctataatctaaattcccattttttttaaatccatggaATATTctgggaaaacacacacatacactttttctaaatttattctgaaagggagagaaaaattttTGAAGACTTCTCTGAagtgtttttctcctcctttgttaCAGGTATCCATTTTTGCAGctatattaatcttttaaaacaaacaaaatggattCCTTAAACTCATCTGATCAAAACTTGACTTCAGAAGAACTATTAAACAGAATGCCGTCTAAAATTCTGGTGTCCCTCACCCTCTCCGGGCTGGCACTGATGACAACAACCATCAACTCCCTTGTGATTGCTGCAATTATTGTCACCCGGAAGCTGCACCACCCAGCCAACTATTTAATTTGCTCCCTTGCCGTCACAGATTTTCTTGTAGCTGTCCTGGTGATGCCTTTCAGCATCGTGTACATTGTGAGAGAGAGCTGGATTATGGGGCAGGTGGTCTGTGACATCTGGCTGAGCGTTGACATTACGTGCTGCACGTGCTCCATCTTGCATCTCTCTGCTATAGCTCTGGATCGGTATCGGGCAATCACAGATGCTGTGGAGTACTCCAGGAAAAGGACTCCCAAGCATGCTGGCATTACGATTACAATAGTTTggattatatctatttttatctctATGCCTCCTTTATTCTGGAGGCACCAAGGAACTAGCCGCGATGATGAGTGCATTATCAAACACGACCACATCGTCTCGACTATTTACTCAACATTCGGAGCTTTCTACATCCCATTAACATTGATTTTGATCCTCtactacaaaatatataaagcagcgAAAATGTTATACCACAAGAGACAAGCAAGTAGGATTGCCAAGGAGGAGGTGAATGGCCAAGTCCTTTTGGGGAGTAGTGAGAAAAGCACCAGACTAGTCTCCACACCCTACATGCTAGAAAAATCTTTATCTGATCCATCAACAGACTTTGATAAAATTCACAGCACAGTGAAAAGCTCCAGGTCTGATTTCAAGCATGAGAAATCTTGGAGAAGGCAAAAGATCTCAGGCACAAGAGAACGCAAAGCAGCCACTACGCTGGGGTTAATCTTGGGTGCATTTGTAATATGTTGGCTTCCTTTCTTTGTAAAAGAATTGGTTGTGAATGTCTGTGAAAAGTGTAAAATTTCTGAAGAAATGTCAAATTTTTTGACATGGCTTGGATATCTCAACTCCCTTATAAATCCACTGATTTATACAATCTTTAATGAAGACTTCAAGAAAGCCTTCCAAAAACTTGTACGATGTCGATGTTAGTTTAAAGAAAGTTTATCATTAGAAGGCTGGGGATTTCTTGAGGTGAAGTAACTAAATGAATGATGAATAACAAAACAGTTAAACTTTTAGAGGAAATACATTAAAACTGCTAAACTTGtaagaatataatttatattttaatagcaaCATGAACATAAACTTCTTGAGTAAAAGATGTTTCTTTTGACCATCATTCTAGAGTATTCAAAACGTGAAGAAAATTTACTGCTTATAAACAACATTTTGCCTATGCAATGTCCCTAACAGGCTAACTGAAAATACGTATTAgagtaattattattaataacagtgATTTTCCAGGTTTATGGCTTACGACAATTACAGAAGAGTATTCAATTAACCACATCTGTAATTTCTATATAATGCTATGGTTTTGTTATAAAATTCTgccattttagagaaaagaaaattcaccaCAATGCACCCATTTCTCCTACCTAACCACTCTTGTGCCACCTTCACCTTATCCTGGGAAAAATGGGAGGAGGAAGCAGCCAACAATGATTCCTAATATGACTGGAGGAAATGTCAGCCAGGAGATTGATATGATCTTTGTATTTAGATAGTAAAGAGTAATCATAAAGTGAGTTAGGCATTGTAAAATAATTCTGAATGCTGAACTTGtgcatatttaacattttctttttgttcaatatgaattcctagaaagataTTTTCTTAACCATGTATTCTCAATATTTGAAATCAAAACCTTACCCTAGTAACAGTAACTCAGGAGAGGGTTCAGGGGAGGTGTTCTAATTGCCCCCATGTTGATTTAGGACTCAAATTTAAGGCACTAAGTACCCTAGGTTACTCACCATAGTTATTGTATTCCTAATGCCTTTTTTGAAATCTAAATTAAACGTCATTTCTGTTAATGTTAGCAAGCTCATTTGCTCACTAAAATGTCAGTGGTATTTTGCACTTCAGCAGTTCCATATCTTCAATTTACACATTATATCCCTTTTGTTAGAGAGAATGTGATAGGAATTCTTAGAACTTTCCACTGACTTTAAAAACATCTCTGGTTTTTCAACTGGTAGAAATCAACAGGTAAAAAGATTCATATTATgctaattataaatatattatattttttatatatctcCCAGTCACTTCACTAGTTCAGTAAGCCAAAGCAATTCCATTAAGTTTCTCTTCCTGATTTAtagatggattttattttatttttttcaattttttttaacgtttattttatttttgagacagagagagacagagcatgaacaggggaggggcagagagagaaggagacacagaatcggaagcaggctccaggctctgagccatcagcccagatcccgacgtggggctcgaactcacggaccgtgagatcatgacctgagctgaagtcggacgcttaaccgactgagccacccaggcgcccctatagatggattttaaaataaaataaccatgcTTCTGAgaagatttcatttcatttgaacCTGCAAGTTGACAGACTGCCTTTTGGAAGGCATACCGTCAAACAAgaccatttgaaaaataatacattcctttttttttaagccacacgtttatgtgtattttcaatattttttcctgttcaggTACTAAAGAATacattacattgattttttacaTATCTATGGCAGATTACTCTCaatctaacaaatatttacagagttcTCATTCTGTATAAGGCACTGAGATATACCATATGGAAGATACAGGAAATAATGACATACAGTTTCTCTTCTTAACACATTTACAATTTAAAAGGTGAAACaaaatggggcacttgggtggctcagtcagtagagcatgtgactcttgattttggggtcatgagttcaaaccccacctctgggcatggagcttacttaaaaaataaaaaaggtgaaacaaagaaacaaacgaaCACtgtaattgaaaagaaaaaacaaagatctcTCATGGCAGTTGTTTGCATAATTTTGATGATTCAAAGGAAAAGCTGATCACACCTGATtgagaaaaatcagcaaaatttcataaagaatgtatttaaaatagatattaaataagCAACCGTTGggtaagagaaatagaaaagcatcCTCCAGGTGGCGGCAACATCAGGAATTCAGAGTGAATTCTGTCAGTATTTCATGGGTCTTGTTCATGAAATAGCAATGAATTTGGCAGCTAATTAGGAcactagaagaaaaaattacaagagaATTTGGCCATTATTGTGGCTGACTTTAAATGCCAGAAAAAGAAGTTTACAGTCCATTTGGTTGTAGTCTGTCAACGAGTGGTCACTGATGCTTCTTAGTAGAAATATTACAAGTTCAGAGTAATtctaatatgtatgtgtgtgtgtgtgtgtgtgtgtgtgtgtgtgtgtgtgtgtgtgtatctggcTGGATTTGAACAGAGAGGGTACTGGTGATACTGACTTCTTGTTAGAAAGCAAATcaataatccaggcaagaggTGAAGTTCTGAACTTGATTTTGGCAATGGGAGtgtgaaggagaaaacagaagagagataGTCTGGAAACAGAAGCTATAGGATACAGCAAATAGGTTAATAAGCAGACAGATGGAGAGACACTGAGGTAACCTGCTCTCAACTGAAATGAACTCAAGAGAAGTTCTTGAGCCTGTTAGTAGAATGATGATTTGTTTGGGGGCATGTCAAACACTCAAAGACACATGCATGAGACCTCATAGGCCCTGCTGAGCAGGTCTAGCCCAAGTGAAAATGACAGGTTTATATAAGACTCCCGGCCACCTCTTttgtcctcctctcttctctttatcTCCCAGGACCCCTATTGCTGTGCTGACAGTCGAAAGCCTACTCTAGTCCCTATCATTCTCtgcttgttcttctttctctctctcactaaaatttGATtctatgatttattcattcaaagaTCTTGATAATGTGGAAATAATCTGTTGCATTAATTTATTTACACCTATCTCAGaaatttatttagttatattGGAGACCTCTAAGAGACACAGCCCATCAACCCAAAGGAACAAATCTCACGCAGGGTGAGGCCCACCCAAATACACATACTACCTTCTACTCAGAGTTGGACTAAAGCTCAAATCCAGGGAAATAATGCTATCAAATGACAGACAAGTTAAATCTGCCTTCAGAGCTCAGGGAGAACCAAGTTTATTATTTCTACATATATGAAATAGGCTTTAATCCAAAGGCACCATAACATATTACAGCACTTATCACTTCATCTTTATATTTCCCTCACATGTTGAAGGTATAGATAATGCCATCCCTCATGAACAAGTGACTTCTCTTTGATCTTTAAATGTTAGGTAATGTTGCAGCTAATAATCTgctattttttacataaaaaagaaaaccaaagtccaAATAGTATCACTTAGGCCAAGTCACCTAACTGAGGTGTAATATCTAACCTATTTGGAGTTTAAGCCTCCATCAGAAATGTGAGTTTTAACAgttcagtcaggaattttctgataaACACCAATGAAGTGATCTATCACATGGGCCCTCTCTGTCctccaaaggaagatgaggtcatCTGCTTGATGAGACCCCCTGCTCTTCCCCTCAGGGAAaatgaccttgcctgaaacaatccttttGTTTTACTAATAACTTCCTTTCCCCACCCTTCTTCCTAGGGAAAACTTCCATTTGTACAAATCATCACAGTTCCCGAATCATGAatcacttaataaagccaattgGATCTTCAGATATACTCAGttaaatttttgttctgttttttttttaagtttattcatttgagagacagagagagagtgagggggaggggcagagagggagagggagagagagaatcccaagcaggttccatgctgtcagcatggaacccaatgcaggcctctaactcacaaaccatcagatcatggtgtgagctgaaaccaggagccagacgcttaaccgactaacccacccaggcgctctgaatttttgttctttaacagaagtttctcaaaaatttaagaagaacAGATTACACAAAACATGATATACTTCCCTGAATATATAGGATTTATTCTCTCAATGAAAATTTCCCAAGTAACTAAAAGCTGaagattttcataaaaaaaaagaatattttttcacaTCCATAGCAAATGTAACAATATAATAATGCACATATTTAACTGATAaggtacagaaagaaaacataaatatcatAGAAAGTTGTTAAATATTagataagaaatatttcaaattgtaCAATTTTAATTGTGTAAGAATTGtgtaagaaatatttcaaatatttcaaatccTGCTACAATTTCAAATACGCCAGCACCAGAGAAGTAAATGGAGATTTAATATTTCCTCggctttttctaaatattttcaaataaagaattttatataaaaggcAAAGGACAAAACAGCAAAGGAAGATAAGAAGTCAAACTACTGTATACTAAATTCAGTTCAATACATAGCTATGTACAAATCGTGTTTGAAAATCCACTCCTGCCTATGAAATACGGTCTTTATCATACTGGTATAGGAATATGGATTGCCTACCTTAATAGTTTTTTGGTTGCTTTGTCTCACAATAGGCCCACAGGGTCAAATTCACAGCATAAACAGCTTATCCAGCTACTGGCAGTTGATGGGTCAATCTTTATGTGGGGCCAGTTTCCATTTTGTATCTCTAAAACCAATCTTCCTTGCCCTTCTCCAGAGAACCCAATTTCCCTGCATCCCCCCACTCCTGTGCTCTACAGCCTACATGTTCACTGCTTGCAAGTGAAGACAAATTTCTTGGGAACCCACTTCCAAATTCTTGCCTATATCAGTTATGTTcgttccaaaattaaaaatttagtagAGCATAATCCTCATATTCATTGGCTCAATCCTAAACTTGTCTCTCTGTACCCAAGAGTTTTATgtcagaaagacaaaacaaaaatggagaattAATTGGAAGTCAATTACTAGAAAATGTGTTGACTTGCTCCAAGAAATATCAGCGAAGTAGGGGTACTTCTATGCTTCTTGCTGACATGCTTTGCTCTACATCAAGGAATGAATGGCTTCCTCATGAATTTTGACAAGAGCTTTTTTTGACTTATAATCAGAGAATTAGGTTTGCTGCATTGCAGTAGAGAGGATTGAAGGatttttccttattataaagACCTTCAAAAATAATCCTGTTCAATTCAGAATGTGTCCACATtaatttgtttcagaaaatatGTGTGTCTAATATCCTCCTAATAACCCAGATGGTTATATTCAGACCTTTATTtgccagaaaatattttaaaggcaagTTAATATTTCTgtcatgaataaacattttcttttgacaTTGTGGCAATTTTTCTTGGTCATATGAATCAATATGCTTTctccattatttaaaatgaagttatTGTTGAGAGAAAGATTTTCCAACATTATAATGAATGTGTAGTAATTGATATAGAATGCCTTCTCTGTATAAAACAGGATAGCAGTAGTTGAAACCCACCTGGGAAggataaaaaatttttcaaagaatttatacTCTCTGGTTAGgtcagaaatcataaaaattctgagaaaaaaaaaagtataacattGTCTTCATCAATGGTAACAACAAGGGCTCGTCAAAAGCTTCAGTAAAGCTGGTGTTCTGTCACGGGTCTGATTTCTAATTGGAAAGTTTCCACCTCTGCAAGGGCAACAAAATGACCTTACTGATTTATGTCTGCACAGCAAAGCTTGCTATGTCTTCCTTCCTGTGCTCCCCAATATCCTTTTCATTATGTTCTATTAATATTCCTAAATTATATGTAATTGGTATTCACTCCTAAAAAGTTGTACTTATTATatcatcatatttttatattcaatcaTCATTAATTATTACAACTATATTATATTGCTGGGTCTGCTGTCTTGGAATTTCCTCTACCCCAACCcacttaataaagaaaaattttactcATCCCCACTTCTtcctccacacacatacatatcaaCAATTTCCTCTTTGaggtgccttggtggttcagtcggttgagcacctgactcttgatttcagcttaggtcatgatctcatgattcatgagttcgagccccaagtcgggttctgTGATGACcatgcagagccagcttgggattctctctctctccctatctctctacccttcccccactcacactacccgtctctctctcaacataaataaataaacttataaaacaaaacaaaacaaaaacagaaacaatgtcCTCCTTGTGTTCGATGTCTTGGCCAGGATTCAACTGGATCTGTGATCCtagtagagtgtgtgtgtgtgtgtgtgtgtgtgtgtgagagagagagagagagagagagagagagagagagagagattttgcaGGT encodes the following:
- the HTR1F gene encoding 5-hydroxytryptamine receptor 1F, which encodes MDSLNSSDQNLTSEELLNRMPSKILVSLTLSGLALMTTTINSLVIAAIIVTRKLHHPANYLICSLAVTDFLVAVLVMPFSIVYIVRESWIMGQVVCDIWLSVDITCCTCSILHLSAIALDRYRAITDAVEYSRKRTPKHAGITITIVWIISIFISMPPLFWRHQGTSRDDECIIKHDHIVSTIYSTFGAFYIPLTLILILYYKIYKAAKMLYHKRQASRIAKEEVNGQVLLGSSEKSTRLVSTPYMLEKSLSDPSTDFDKIHSTVKSSRSDFKHEKSWRRQKISGTRERKAATTLGLILGAFVICWLPFFVKELVVNVCEKCKISEEMSNFLTWLGYLNSLINPLIYTIFNEDFKKAFQKLVRCRC